Proteins encoded within one genomic window of Actinoplanes octamycinicus:
- a CDS encoding fumarate reductase/succinate dehydrogenase flavoprotein subunit, whose translation MTTTERHLYDVVVIGAGGAGLRAAIEARLAGKKTAIISKSLFGKAHTVMAEGGAAAAMGNVNSRDNWMVHFRDTMRGGKFLNNFRMAELHAKEAPERIWELETYGALFDRTKDGKISQRNFGGHEYPRLAHVGDRTGLELIRTLQQKIVSLQQEDFAETGSYESRIRVFQETTITELLLDGDRVAGAFGYYRESGEFLVFEAPAVVLATGGVGRSYKVTSNSWEYTGDGHALALRSGATLINMEFLQFHPTGMVWPPSVKGILVTESVRGDGGVLRNSEQKRFMFDYVPDVFRKQYAETEEEADRWYTDPDNNRRPPELLPRDEVARAINSEVKAGRGSPAGGVFLDVSTRLPAEQIIKRLPSMHHQFKELADVDITKEPMEVGPTCHYVMGGVEVDPDTGAAFGTVQGLFAAGEVSGGMHGSNRLGGNSLSDLLVFGKRAGEHAAAYVDTLPKRPKVSRVDLAAATEVALAPLVRTEGENPYTLQQDLQAVMGDLVGIIRREGELSDALKKLHELRVRVANVAVGGGRRYNPGWHLALDLRNMLIVSECTAKAALEREESRGGHTREDFPRMSPEWRRINLVCSLDEAGEVHLERKPVPTIRPELLALFEHSELAKYLTTEELTGLGEE comes from the coding sequence ATGACGACCACCGAACGCCATCTGTACGACGTCGTGGTGATCGGCGCCGGCGGTGCCGGGCTGCGTGCCGCGATCGAGGCCCGGCTGGCCGGCAAGAAGACCGCGATCATCTCCAAGTCGCTGTTCGGCAAGGCGCACACGGTGATGGCCGAGGGCGGCGCCGCGGCCGCGATGGGGAACGTGAACTCCCGGGACAACTGGATGGTCCACTTCCGGGACACCATGCGCGGCGGCAAGTTCCTGAACAACTTCCGGATGGCCGAGCTGCACGCCAAGGAGGCGCCGGAGCGGATCTGGGAGCTGGAGACGTACGGCGCGCTCTTCGACCGGACCAAGGACGGCAAGATCTCGCAGCGCAACTTCGGCGGGCACGAGTACCCACGGCTGGCGCACGTCGGCGACCGGACCGGGCTGGAGCTGATCCGTACCCTGCAGCAGAAGATCGTCTCGCTGCAGCAGGAGGACTTCGCCGAGACCGGCAGCTACGAGTCGCGGATCCGGGTCTTCCAGGAGACCACGATCACCGAGCTGCTGCTCGACGGCGACCGGGTGGCCGGCGCGTTCGGCTACTACCGGGAGTCCGGCGAGTTCCTCGTCTTCGAGGCGCCCGCGGTGGTGCTCGCCACCGGCGGCGTCGGCCGCAGCTACAAGGTCACCTCGAACTCGTGGGAGTACACCGGCGACGGCCACGCGCTCGCCCTGCGCTCCGGCGCCACGCTGATCAACATGGAGTTCCTCCAGTTCCACCCGACCGGCATGGTTTGGCCGCCGAGCGTGAAAGGCATCCTGGTCACCGAGTCGGTCCGGGGCGACGGCGGCGTGCTGCGGAACTCGGAGCAGAAACGCTTCATGTTCGACTACGTCCCCGACGTCTTCCGCAAGCAGTACGCGGAGACCGAGGAGGAGGCGGACCGGTGGTACACCGACCCGGACAACAACCGCCGCCCACCCGAGCTGCTGCCCCGCGACGAGGTGGCCCGGGCGATCAACAGCGAGGTCAAGGCGGGCCGCGGCAGCCCGGCCGGCGGCGTCTTCCTGGACGTCTCCACCCGGCTGCCGGCCGAGCAGATCATCAAGCGGCTGCCGTCGATGCACCACCAGTTCAAGGAGCTGGCCGACGTCGACATCACCAAGGAGCCGATGGAGGTCGGCCCGACCTGCCACTACGTGATGGGCGGGGTCGAGGTCGACCCGGACACCGGCGCCGCGTTCGGCACGGTGCAGGGCCTGTTCGCGGCCGGCGAGGTGTCCGGCGGCATGCACGGCTCCAACCGGCTGGGCGGCAACTCGCTCTCCGACCTGCTGGTCTTCGGCAAACGGGCCGGTGAGCACGCCGCCGCCTACGTCGACACGCTGCCCAAACGGCCCAAGGTCAGCCGGGTCGACCTGGCCGCGGCGACCGAGGTGGCGCTCGCCCCGCTGGTCCGCACCGAGGGCGAGAACCCGTACACGTTGCAGCAGGACCTGCAGGCGGTGATGGGCGACCTGGTCGGCATCATCCGCCGGGAGGGCGAGCTCAGCGACGCCCTGAAAAAGCTGCACGAGCTCCGGGTCCGGGTGGCGAACGTCGCGGTCGGCGGCGGCCGGCGCTACAACCCCGGCTGGCACCTGGCCCTCGACCTGCGCAACATGCTGATCGTCTCGGAGTGCACGGCGAAAGCCGCGCTGGAGCGTGAGGAGTCGCGCGGCGGGCACACCCGGGAGGACTTCCCGCGGATGAGCCCGGAGTGGCGGCGGATCAACCTGGTCTGCTCGCTCGACGAGGCCGGTGAGGTGCACCTGGAGCGCAAGCCGGTGCCCACCATCCGCCCCGAGCTGCTCGCCCTCTTCGAGCACAGTGAGCTGGCCAAATACCTGACCACCGAGGAATTGACAGGGCTGGGGGAAGAGTGA